A region of Necator americanus strain Aroian chromosome I, whole genome shotgun sequence DNA encodes the following proteins:
- a CDS encoding hypothetical protein (NECATOR_CHRI.G3408.T1), whose protein sequence is MRFHFAIFVLVATVSAWGVTSPPVLDNGVTGLPEVNCMEDRVRLTFKTQRPFQGRIFVKGMVDKDSCVNSYLSNTNTEVSFDLENGACNMRRTRMLGPEQRGVEQSITIIISFHSTFITKVDKAYRCTCFYMEADKVVTSRFDVSALPTTDLIDTARMPLCTYSVRRESITGPIVQFAQVGEPVFHVWQCESDMFSMLVHSCFVDDSNGQDRKPFLDEHGCAIDPVIVPDLTYNKENNLAFAQVNVFKFADKITTYFQCAVSTCMISEGMCEGKTPPRCGPVTQHFRLVRSTSEIHNSTRSSWVHLDNTMDLSAQKITVLDLEETPSGEDVNPQPARLQLNPAIIRGLHSEAVCVSSHTAAILTTMGTGSTLIAAIFTLFLLMRYKKEKTLDKAQIH, encoded by the exons ATGCGCTTCCACTTTGCTATATTTGTACTCGTCGCTACAGTATCCGCGTGGGGTGTCACTTCACCGCCCGTGCTTGATAATGGTGTTACTG GGTTGCCTGAGGTCAATTGTATGGAGGATCGAGTGCGGTTGACTTTCAAGACACAACGACCATTCCAAGgaagaatttttgtgaaagGCATGGTCGATAAA GACTCGTGTGTGAATAGCTACCTCAGCAATACCAATACGGAAGTATCATTCGATTTGGAAAATGGCGCATGTAATATGCGGAGGACCAGGATG CTGGGACCAGAGCAACGAGGAGTGGAACAAtctatcactattattatttccttccATTCAACATTCATCACCAAAGTGGATAAAGCCTATCGATGCACATGCTTCTATATGGAAGCTGATAAGGTCGTCACCAGCAGATTCGATGTCAG TGCGCTGCCAACAACGGATCTGATCGATACGGCTAGAATGCCCTTATGTACCTATTCGGTCCGTCGAGAGTCCATCACTGGACCGATCGTACAATTCGCACAAGTCGGCGAACCAGTGTTTCACGTATGGCAGTGTGAGAGCG ACATGTTCTCAATGTTGGTGCACAGTTGTTTTGTCGATGACAGCAATGGCCAGGATCGGAAGCCTTTCCTCGATGAGCACGG ATGCGCTATTGATCCAGTCATTGTACCTGATTTGACCTACAACAAAGAGAACAATCTTGCATTTGCACAAGTGAATGTGTTCAAATTTGCCGACAAG ATCACGACGTACTTTCAATGCGCAGTTAGCACATGCATGATCTCTGAAGGGATGTGTGAAGGAAAAACG CCACCCAGATGTGGACCAGTCACCCAACATTTCCGTCTTGTTCGATCAACATCAGAAATACATAACAGCACACGTTCTTCATGGGTCCATCTGGACAACACAATGGATTTGTCGGCTCAGAAAATTACCGTCCTCGATTTGGAAGAGACACCATCCGGCGAA GACGTCAACCCACAACCAGCACGTCTTCAGCTTAATCCTGCCATAATCCGTGGATTACATAGTGAAGCAGTGTGCGTAAGTTCACATACTGCCGCCATCCTCACCACCATGGGAACCGGGTCAACACTGATAGCTGCTATTTTTACATTATTCTTGTTGATGAGATATAAGAAGGAGAAGACACTCGATAAGGCTCAAATCCATTGA
- a CDS encoding hypothetical protein (NECATOR_CHRI.G3409.T1) — protein MRRLLFGLLLTVTCSAQFFNEDIVKYGQTLFNDCTTCHLEEAVKQHPDLMETVVSKIPILPSVFRADALIMVRRWEKKIVESPASDCRKICETLETNTTGCGMILTLSEHMSKFLIAIQEETKKICNDERKCLEQQRDNILLISATIKDIIRALASAFDPQNRCDVDGSSSALGNFELSKLYTNGQFLNCQLCYSFLQFLDTAIAGGQTNTSKTILNAIGVAAQDVCVAINLPALLHLLVPALGDLQCTVMPEVIIFVFQFVISPKLGAEAQQTCSALYSYCSDVFDQ, from the exons ATGCGTCGACTATTATTTGGCCTTCTTTTGACAG TAACCTGTTCTGCTCAATTCTTTAATGAAGATATCGTGAAATATGGTCAAACGTTGTTCAACGACTGTACCACATGTCATCTAGAGGAAGCTGTGAAGCAGCATCCTGACCTCATGGAAAcg GTGGTATCAAAAATTCCAATACTTCCCAGTGTGTTTCGAGCAGACGCCTTGATAATGGTTAGACGATgggagaagaaaattgttgag AGTCCAGCTTCCGATTGTCGAAAAATCTGCGAGACGCTGGAGACGAATACTACGGGATGCGGTATGATTCTCACTTTGAGCGAACATATG TCGAAATTTCTGATCGCTATTCAAGAGGAGACTAAGAAAATTTGCAACGATGAAAGGAAATGTCTCGAGCAACAACGTGACAACATTCTGCTG atcaGCGCAACAATCAAGGATATCATTCGTGCTTTGGCCTCAGCGTTTGATCCTCAAAACCGCTGCGATGTAG ACGGATCATCTTCAGCATTGGGAAATTTCGAATTATCAAAACTCTATACAAATGGGCAATTTCTAAACTGTCAACTATGCTACTCGTTCTTGCAGTTTCTTGACACTGCCATAGCCGGTGGCCAGACAAATACCTCCAAGACGATCCTTAATG CGATCGGTGTAGCAGCTCAGGATGTTTGTGTCGCCATAAATTTACCTGCTCTTCTGCATCTTCTGGTTCCTGCGCTTGGAGATCTCCAG TGCACTGTTATGCCCGAGGTCATCATCTTCGTGTTCCAATTTGTCATTTCTCCAAAACTCGGCGCAGAAGCTCAGCAAACATGTTCG GCTCTTTACTCCTACTGCAGTGATGTGTTCGATCAATGA